The stretch of DNA aataaatacatttttttttaattttaggtgaactatcacttaaaATGACAGATACAATCGAGAAAAGATTAGTAATAAGAAACATGGCAGATACCTGATCTCTGGCGGAGGAAACTCTTCATTCATGAACAGGCCCACGTCATCGTACACATCTAAGAGGGACAGAACCCAACCATGTGTCAATCCATTCAGAAAAACAACATCTGGCTTCTCTGGAATTGCCAGTCAGTGTATTACTTACCATCACTATGAAAACTgctgaaaagagaaaaaacaaaaaacaaacaatatgagCTCAGTTTTAAATGAGAAAGATAATTCCATCATTGTTGCTTACATGCAGAGTGGTGTCTCACCTGTTGAGTTTGTCATTGGAGCCAATGTCATTGTACAATTCATGGTTGGTGGTCTGGCCTGCAGAAGGGTTGTGGGAGGGATTGGCTTGACCACAGATATCTGTCATCACTTCCTCATAATCCACGTCCACACAGAAGTTATTGAGGTTGCCAGCTGCAACAGGTAAGCACATATTGACACATCTTTATTCAAATTGTATTGTTGTTTTCTTTCCCCTGTTACAGGAATTGttcaattaataaatgaaaattctctcatcaattactcaagctcatgccttcccagatgtgtctgactttcattcttctgcagaacacaaattaagagttttagaagaatatttcagctctgttggtcaatacaatgcaagtgattggttggcaaactttgaagctccaaaaaggctataaagacagcataaaagtaatccatacgactccagtggtttaatccatgtcttcagaagtgatatgataggtgtgggtaagaaaccaatcaatatttaagtacttttttactataaatatccacctttgaccCGCCCCATCCAGTAGGTGGCAATTTGCACGAAAGAATACAAATCGCCAAAACAAGAAAAATTtagaagtgaaagtggatattatttaattttgaaaaattagaaaaaatctgtttctcacacacacctatcacattgcttctgatgacatggatttatgtactggagtcttatggattacttttatgctacctttgtgtgctttttagagcttccaatttctggccaccattcagtttaattgtatggacctacagagccgagttattcttctaaaaatcttaatttgtgttctgcagaagaaagaaagtcatacacatctaggacggcatgagggtgagtaaatgttgagagaattttattttttgagtgaactattccttttagtaaACATCAGTGTATGTTCATTGGTTGTGTTGAGTCTATATTCTATGTCAGCTTTCAATAGAATTTAAAGGactgttctgggttcaattcaaattGAGCTCTAACTataattttgagaaaataatttcgactcatccctcagtttctaaaaacaaacaaaaatcacgtGAACAGTGAAGCACTATTGGGTCTAATGGGCAAGGCATCGCACCAGGGAGAcattaaaaatgcacatttaaagtatagccacaagactacAAAACCTACACTAGTGTGATCGAAACATTTACTAACCTTGTCAAAGTTATATCTAATCTTTCAACACCTTTCATGGCCATGTTAAGCTGATAAACCAATACATTTTAgcaagatacaaaaaccaaaataCCAGAAAAGCATGACCAAACACCACCCATAGGAATTATGTGGTACCACATAACCAGAAGTTTGTGTGCCTAGAGAAACAATGACTACGAGTACTTTATTGAAACAAGTGCATTACCAAAAATACAAGCTGCGTTTTGGTTTAAACACTCAGGAatgccatgcccattgacttgcattgcaagtgcaatccTATAAGCAAACTGAGGGACATGAGTCAAATTTctttctgtggtaatcgacagcatgCCTCAGATGCTGGAGATAAAGCCTaagttgtatttaacccagaacatTAACATCTTTTAATTAAGCTAATAGAAAAAGCTTGACGTACAACTTCCCCTCAGGTTTTGTGCTAGTAATTTCCCCTCAGGGTTGTTGTTCACACGGATGATCTCCACGTTCTCCCCCTTCTGTACGCTCAGGTCATTCTTCCCACCATGCCAGTCCTCTCTCACGTGAGCCACGTGGATCACCTCAATAGGCCCGTTCAGCTACACCCAGACAAACATACGCATTTGAACACGCTAATGTCTGTTGATGACTTCCTCACCCCTTTGAGCTGCAACACAGCTAAAAGAGTTACCTTAAATCTTTTTCTATACTCATTTTCTCGTTTCTGCTTTCCCTTTTGTTCTTTCTTGTCCAGCTCTAATTTCTTTTTAGCATCTTTTGAAAACTTCCTCTTAGCAGGGACAGGTAGGGGAATCCCGACTGGTCTGCAACATACAAGAAATAGTTCAATTATGACAACTCTCGGATAGATTTAGCATGTTGATGTGGGTATGACATGTTTATAGGATATTGGTCTttgtggactagatctgctacactgctgctgcagagcaagaaCAAAGATTTGCTACTactagaacatacacagaaatatgagttaaaggtgctatatgtaagattgacaacaagcattttaaatgggtactgcagtccaaattcaaaatattggagagttgcatgccccgccccagacttgaagctcatgcgggttgccagaatgttgacatgtaaattagccaactcagcatccgttttaaaggatttctgggctttaagctatctccatcttccaaaggcatctccaatatttatccttgttttactacacctctgtcatggtggtttttagatgtatGGCGAGTCTTTTTATGTTAGGTGGAATgagttatctctgatccagtttgtttgctggcttccatggcagcagcatgcagtgttgtttgcctgcaaatttgttcaaatctggcaacctggcggtgtctaaatactttaggtgagtgggcagtgggcgggatcacacaggccaaagcataaacataaactccgtcccggaatggaaacttcaaagtagaatatactggctgtagcattgttaacGGAGAAgcaagtatttcaacttagcatgtttccaaaTTCTGTattgacatattatggtcattttatgatttagtacagtaaaaatattacatatagcatctTTAAGCAAGTAGACATGCACAAGGCATGCTGCATCAAGCTTTTCTGAAACTccgctgcacaattagacataaatacaatcctcatgtagcagatctagacaggtgaatctggggaggaggagggtttcagaaaaTAATCTGGCACCAGACTGTAGTGGAATAggcttacttgcaaactgagcagATTTTAATGAGaacacaagttgattggctacccgattacatGTCACAGGTCCTATAAGCTTACAACACGCAATTGACTtgacatgtc from Xyrauchen texanus isolate HMW12.3.18 chromosome 39, RBS_HiC_50CHRs, whole genome shotgun sequence encodes:
- the LOC127632698 gene encoding FYN-binding protein 1-like; amino-acid sequence: MHGLTISDVRFVLCHLESDSWTDSYQSQPSEDSDHEIYEDMDKPVGIPLPVPAKRKFSKDAKKKLELDKKEQKGKQKRENEYRKRFKLNGPIEVIHVAHVREDWHGGKNDLSVQKGENVEIIRVNNNPEGKLLAQNLRGSSGNLNNFCVDVDYEEVMTDICGQANPSHNPSAGQTTNHELYNDIGSNDKLNSSFHSDDVYDDVGLFMNEEFPPPEISHDPKKAKQHKKEKKAFQKKFKFEGPIRALYTLNLKKGGSKDLAEFRGETSEKKALCRNNLGKYGFVPLNYLLQVEGDVYDDITASDIYDNDDS